AAAAGACAATCTAACAAGAAATTCCTTCTGTAATAGGTCCTTCATAGGCTGACCGATCTAATCAAGGCTTCAGCAGAAAAGCAATTATTCAGTCAGATTGTTGTTTGTATGGCAGGATCTAAGAACTGAGTCATCAAGTCTTAAAAGCTCAGTCCCATCCTTTTTCAGTTGAAgctctttttaacttttaaaattgaattaggTAGTAAAGGACATATGATCTTCTGGTGAAAAATACatggaaaaaattaaaagaaatgttaactGGGCTGCTAAATCTGATAGTGCCCAGGTTTGTTCACATGTATCTGAGCACAGCGCAGATCCATTCAAGGCAatactgcttttaaaaaaattgttattCTGATTGTCATGTAAGAATATATGGGGTTGTGTTCTTTTAAGGGAAATTAGGAAAATTGGTAAAATGCGCAATAAGATTACCTTTACTTTATTACCAAAACAGAGTAAGTCCTTGTACATGTTTAATACTCACCTTTTTGGTGAGATCTGAAGGGTGTGTATTAGTTATTAGCTATTTATTGCTGACAAGAAGTACCAGGTGCTTATTCAGTTATTACATTATATGGGGTGTCCGTGGTGTGTTAAGTACTAATGTGTTATAACTGACACATGCCTGACAGGTTTCTCCTTTTCTAATGTTTTTCTGGGAAGTCTTTGACACAGTAAGGAGGAGTGAAGTCCTGTCTCTTTGGAGAAGGGTATCACTGCATAGAAAATCTGTTTCCATTGTGACCCAGAAGGTTTGGAGGATGGAGCAGTGCTCTGTCCCACAAGTAGGACACTACCACAAGCACTCTGACACAGAGTGAAGCTGACACAGAGTGGACAGAGTGGGAAGTAAGCACAAAGGGCAGAGAGCTGTACAAAGACTGAAGAGACACTTCTGTGTTGTCTTTGCTTGCCTCTGTCACCAAGAGAAAACAGCACTGCCACATCTGCCTTAAGGCCTGCAGCTCTTTGAAATCAACCTGACTCTTCCTGATCTCACTTTTACTGTGTTATTGAGTTTTAGCTATATGTATTATTAGAATGAAATTGTAAATGATGCCAGCAGGCGAAGGTCTATCTAAAGAGGCTTGGGAATGAAAAGCAAGTCAGTGGCACAGACATGGGGATTGTGAATTGTTTATGGTTTTGAAGAAGCAGTTACTGCCATGTGACAGCACCATGACCCAGAGCAAAGCAACAAACAACCTCATATTAAAGATGGATtctgacagaaaaaacattgAGGAATAACTGCACAAGAAAAGCCTCTAGCACTGCCTTACTGCTTTACTTCAAAAGAAAATTACAGAGCATGGAATCACAGTCCCTTTGCTAACCTTAAAATACCTACAATGCAACAATGGGACCATTCTCTAAATCATTTTCTCTATTTACCTTGAAGAGGCTGAGTTGCAACTCACAAGATGaaagctgaaacatttttttaaattaaacttttcatgtaaaacaaatgtatattattCCGTCTGGGTGTCATAATCATTTCTTGAATCGATCTTAACACTCTCTAATCAGGTAGGAAATCTGTCCTCTTCACAATTTGGGTTTTataactgaacttttttttataaaaaagggaGTAAGGAAAGGAACTTCATTAAATGACTGTCTTAAGCATTGATGAAGGCAAGCTTATAATACATCCATTCATTATCAGAAATGTCAGGATTATATCCTGTAAATTATCACAGGATTTCTGGAAATCCTGACACACCATCACATTGCCCTTGTAGGTCACCATATGCACCTCGTACACAGATTTATGGTAGAAGCCGTACTACTACAAAGTGCATAACAAGATTAAACataatttaatcaaaatgttCTTTATGGATATTGAGTTGTTTGTGCAGTTTTggctttattatttttctaagcAATTTTCTGACCTTTCTCTTGATTAGAGAACATAAACAGGTGAACGCAGTGTCTCTCTGGGGAGAAGACATGTAAGCTGTGGTTGTATGTGAATGGATAAGCCAATATAGAAGAAAATtgaaaccacacctcccaccCACTGGTCCTGATCATGTGTCCATTGCCTTCCACTTCTGCAGACCCGTATAAAGCAGAACCCAAGGGTCACTGTGTCAGAAGAATCCCACTCGGTCAAGGCAGTGGGGCTGCAGGTTTGGTAAGTTGAAATTTTTGTCTTGTGGGATGTGCACGCTGTGAGAAATGCACGCTGTGGGATATGCATGCAGTGGGATGTGCACTCTGTGGGATATCGCTTGCTCCATGCGATCTAGGATCAATTTTGAATCCTCCTGTTAAACATACTTGATTTCTAAAAGGCACCCATGTGCCCACCACCATAACACATATACTGCAGAGGCAACAGGTGAGTCTCTGTGTGCCTGAACgtttaaatatttcttaaaatatctGATAATCCTTTCAATCagatattttcaattttttcacTGAGAGAAGCTGTCTTGATACTGTTTATTCAAGCTTGTTGGCTATTTTTCCATCGGATTAGTTTAGATTGTGATGTTTAAAATCTCAGTTTGGGAATTAAGTTATTTAGAGCAATTTGTGTGTGAATTTTATAACTTTAATTCACATGCTATCAATTCTAATACCATTCTCAAACCTTTTTTGAAATACTTTGGAGAGTTCCAAAGAAGTTGAAGCCAAAGACCGTAAAAGAAAGACGTACTATTCTTGTCCTGTTAGATCCTGTTTATGACGTGTGCACTATATATACCCAATGTCTTTAAATTATTGTAAgggaattatataaatatagattTAATAACCATGGAAAACCTGCTAATATTACATATTGTTTGGTTGTACTTAAAAGCATAAGGTAACATACTGATTTTTCCTTTCAAATTGTGCAGCATACAACTTTAGCACTTTGACATCCATATTTGCTGTATATCAAAATCTATCTGGAAAATGATaaagtgattaaaaataaaactaagtatgccaaaatgctttaaaaacattcaaacacTGTTTTGAGTTTGGAACtttattcttattttgtgtACACTTTAGAAGAAAATAGTGCACCAATAGTGTATTTCACCACCGACCAGTGAAACCAGCAGTTTGAGATGAAACACTGACCTTGTCCAGGAATCATTCTGTTGCACTTCGTATCAGCAGCAACACTAACACAGACCTGCAGGAACAGGCTGGGTCCTCTTTCTGTTTTCAGTGCTGAAGAACGTTTCCTCAGTTCTCCTATTGCAGAGTTGGCATTAATTCCAAAACTGCGAGCAGAAAGACAGTTTTAGACAAGCTGTCATTTTCATATTATTCAATATCCGCTGTACTGGGTTCAATTTAAACACTTCATCAGATCAGGTGAAATTAAGTTAACAGCAAAACtagatattaataaatatacttGACATGTCATCTTGTTTTCTGTGTTGGAGTACACACAACCTTCCCATCATCCTTTGGTAGAGGGATTTAACAGGCTGCTTCCCATTGGCACAGTGGGAATTCTGAGGGACACTGGAATTTAAACATTAATAAGTCATCTATTCATATGCAATGTAACTTACAATGAAATGTGGAATATTAAGCATTGTTTGATTTATGCTGTGTCTAGgacagactggcatcccatctagggtgtatcccaccttgtacccattgcttgctgggacaggctctggctcccctgtgaccctgaagtgatgaagtggttagaaaatggatgggtgaatttgaaatatgtttaagTTCTCATGCAATATTACTGAACATAAAAAAACCATCATATAGTTTTTTATAAAGGCTACAATTAAACTTAATGACTTCCGCTTTCAAGATGCCTAAGGTTCCCAATAAGAAGGCCTGTCCTCCTTGCAGACTGGTGTGGGTTAGTCCATCACTGAAAGCCTGCGTGAGACTGGAGCTGCTTTCTGTTGTGAGGAGTCACAGCACCACCATGTGGAGCTCACTGCTGCTGTGCTGGTGGGTCCTTCTGGGGATCCAGGTGGCTGCAGGGACTGCCCAGGGTGGTGCCCGTGTGGAGGAGCACAGTGCCTCTGCCAGTGGAACAGGGAGGCATGCCTGGCCCAGCCTTCCCAGACCAGCAAGGGCGTTGTCTCTGACAGGTCAGTCCTCCCCCCCAGACAGCCTGGCCACAACAACGAATAAGCACAGCCTGCCACTCTCATCGCGCTGGTGTGGTTACATGGAGCAGTGGCAGTCTGGGGTCGTACTGTGGTGCTTGTGAATTATTTAATTCTGGGGAAAACTAACTGCGTGATGCTTTCTTATGTGACAATGAAATTAAACATCTTGCATGGTTCGAATGTAAACTGCTCCAAACTGAACTATAAAACCCAACCTATCGCTGTATTCTCTAAATATGTTCTGGCATCTTTATGTTTCCTGATAATCCCAGAATTTACAAAGCCaagggttttgttttttgtttttttgtgaatgaTTTTAGTCACATCTGTTAAATCCTATGTTGTGACTTTCTTGTTCACAAGACACTTTGTACAGAGTCACTTGATCTATAAAGAATACAGAGATCTCTATATAGGCTATTTATTAATAGTCATCATTACACGCATTCTTGATACTTGTATCTAAGTGTAGTAATTGGAAGTTGAACATTTTATCCACAATCAAGTTTCTTCTTGAAAAAATAAGCAATAGATAAACATTAGTTAATTGACACTAAAAGACTCAAATCTGATATCTGAGCTttgaaattagatttttttatgaGAGAAGTTTCTGGTAGAGCTAATTATACATGCATAAACTCTGTGTGGTCCCTGCCTATACTGCACAATACTGCAGAGTGCCTCTGGATTACGCTGTGGAGATACTGTAATTACAAATCATAAAGAGATTCTACGTTTCACTTCTACGTTTTCGCAGATTTGTATATTTTGGGCTTTTCACACAATAATAGGCACATTCTGGAACTTCCAAGTGGCATTGCTACTGTATTTCCCTGGGGTAGTACAATGATCTCCTGCAATGCTgtacaacacatacagtaaatatcagGGTCATAGTATTCTTTTCCTATTTATTAATATGCAGTATAGCAGTGCCTGAACTATGGTGTCATTTCCAGGTGATAGGTCCCTCTCCAAGATGGACCCTGAGCGTCTGTCCACAGAATCTGAGGAGGCGATGTTAGTGGAGAACATTGGGCTGTTTGATGAGGAGGTGAGGCCCTGACAGCACCCTACTGTCACTGGCAACTCCTGCATACAGTTGGGAATGTTTTATGCCTGAAGCAAATTAATGTTCGCATATTTATAAAACTGGCCAGCAAGGATGCATGGAAAATAGGGCTCATGTCACACATACCCAGGATCCCGTGTTTGATTCTGGCCTTTAGTGtctgtccgtgtggagtttgcatgctctctccGTGATCAGGTAGGAAACAGGTGAGGTCTGATGGCTGTTCTCACCTGTCCCTTCCGCCTCAGCCtcgcaatggactggtgtcccatgcCAGTGAAGAGCAGTCATGGGCTTTCAAGCCCATCTTGCTCCCTGACACCTGTAATAGACTCCAGCCTGATGTGACCCTCATCAGGAAAAGCAGTTTTCTGACAACAGAGGGATGAATAGACATTAAACCTCGGGCCCCTGCCCCCAGGTGATGAACTCACCTCGGGCAGGTAAACCTCACACCTGGAAACTGGGATGGCAGGTTCAATcaacaatatttaatatatataattacCTCCTTCTTATAAtatgtacatattatatatgATACATGATATATTATattagaacaagtaataggtttattccatgctgaaaagagaagaaggctccatggcctaaatgttgttttctttcttctcttttcagcatggaataaacctattactttttcctttgcagcctacgcatgctgatgcagctacccacctgatatattatattacatatttatattatatattatataatataatatgtgCATATGTTTTTGGATGGTTCCTTTTCCTAATGACAGCAATTTGAATAATCCATGTTATTCCTAACTGTTTTATACATTAAGGGTTAAAGGTAAGGAGGAGCTAGGCAGGTGTAAGGCACTATACACCCTGTGCAAGAAGCCAGTTGATCTCAGGCCGCACAGAGACACAGATACATGCACACCTAGGACTGGTTTTccgaaaagcaaaacaaatatttcctcggactgtgggaggagatcAGAGCACCTGATGcaccatgcaaacacagggggaacatacagactccacacagatagtacctCAGGAtttgaattgaacccaggtccagagtgctgtgaggcagaaaAGCTAACTACTATTCAACCAGACCACCGTATTCTTACCATCTAATAATAATCCAAAGCTAAAGTGTCAGACTGGGCTGTGCACTGTGGCAGAATGGCCTGAATGAACACTACTCGTTTTGTGCCTGTGAGTGAAGAGCACCTCTCCGCAGCTGCGCAGTTCTGAGTTTCGAATTTCCTGTGACGCCCTGTCTCTCCTCTGGCCAGGCCGTGTCCGAAGCTGTGGAGCTGCAGAGCCGCGCGGTGCGCTCTCCACGCCGCTGTGTCCGACACCAGGAGTCCTGCCTGGGCCACCAGCTGCCCTGCTGTGACCCCTGCGACACCTGCTACTGCCGGTTCTTCAACGCCATCTGCTACTGCCGCCGGGTCAGCAAGGCCTGCCCGCACGGGCGCCACCAGTGACCGCACCCGCCTCTGTACATATCCCAGCCACCTCGGGGCAACAGCAGGATAACATGTATATCTTTAGACTTCTGTAGAAATGTTATGACTATAATtagaattatattttgtttcagattgAATTTGATTCATAATAAAGGAGATGCAAAATGACCAATCTCACTTTCTGTCTTGACTGTCCTATAAGCTCAGTCCTTCACAAACCCCAGCCTACCTGACCTTACTGCACCTGTCAGTACAGGATCACCACTGTGCAGCTCGGGCGATACATTCTCAACCCAGAATTCACCTGCTATGCCCAGTCTTAAACCCCTGAGCAGGATGGCAGGTTTCCCCTCAGGAACAGCTGGAAGCCTGTGCTTGTGAAACACAGATGAGTGCAGGGACAGCTTGCTCTCCAGAGCTAACAGCTCATACTTTCACTCTCAGGGACAGTTACGAGACACCAGTCCTTCCAGAGCGCCTAGAGACCACCAatcacaggcatgaacaaaccATGCAGACATGTATACTGAAGGATACAtggtccagaactgaacatgGCATCtgagagatgtacagtatggaaatACTTTATCCCTTCACGGCTCATTCACTCGGTGCGGCTGCAGCCTGAGAACTTGTTTTCTGTA
This genomic interval from Lepisosteus oculatus isolate fLepOcu1 chromosome 20, fLepOcu1.hap2, whole genome shotgun sequence contains the following:
- the agrp gene encoding agouti-related protein isoform X2, producing the protein MWSSLLLCWWVLLGIQVAAGTAQGGARVEEHSASASGTGRHAWPSLPRPARALSLTGDRSLSKMDPERLSTESEEAMLVENIGLFDEEAVSEAVELQSRAVRSPRRCVRHQESCLGHQLPCCDPCDTCYCRFFNAICYCRRVSKACPHGRHQ
- the agrp gene encoding agouti-related protein isoform X1, which codes for MPKVPNKKACPPCRLVWVSPSLKACVRLELLSVVRSHSTTMWSSLLLCWWVLLGIQVAAGTAQGGARVEEHSASASGTGRHAWPSLPRPARALSLTGDRSLSKMDPERLSTESEEAMLVENIGLFDEEAVSEAVELQSRAVRSPRRCVRHQESCLGHQLPCCDPCDTCYCRFFNAICYCRRVSKACPHGRHQ